In Carya illinoinensis cultivar Pawnee chromosome 10, C.illinoinensisPawnee_v1, whole genome shotgun sequence, one DNA window encodes the following:
- the LOC122278055 gene encoding 29 kDa ribonucleoprotein A, chloroplastic-like, which yields MSATASSLALPSLAPKTLFPYNSKPTSLSLFSLSPSPLSVHCKPISVSASFLHCSPPSRFVPNVAISSEVDQEEEVLSDGDEVGFSPDLTLFVGNLPFSVDSAQLAGLFECAGNVEMVEIIYDKTTGRSRGFGFVTMSTVEEVNAAAQQFNGYELEGRALRVNSGPPPPRREDSSFRSNGRGPGFGAGHRVHVGNLAWDVDDLALESLFSEQGKVAEARVVHDRESGRSRGFGFVTYSSAIGANNAIESLNGVDLNGRALRVSAAEARPRRQF from the exons ATGTCTGCCACCGCGTCTTCCCTCGCCCTCCCATCTCTCGCCCCTAAAACCCTATTCCCCTACAATTCCAAACCCACTTCGCtctctctgttctctctctccccttctccTCTCAGCGTTCATTGCAAGCCCATTTCCGTTTCCGCTTCGTTTCTTCACTGTTCGCCGCCCTCCCGGTTCGTCCCGAATGTCGCCATTTCTTCCGAGGTCGACCAAGAGGAGGAGGTCTTGAGCGATGGCGACGAGGTTGGCTTTTCCCCTGACCTCACACTCTTCGTGGGTAATCTTCCTTTCAGTGTTGACAGTGCTCAGCTCGCCGGCTTGTTCGAATGCGCTGGAAATGTTGAAATGGTCGAG ATTATTTATGACAAGACGACTGGAAGAAGCAGAGGATTTGGATTTGTAACCATGTCTACAGTTGAGGAAGTTAACGCTGCTGCTCAACAGTTCAATGGCTAT GAACTCGAGGGAAGGGCACTGAGGGTGAATTCTGGGCCTCCTCCACCTAGGAGGGAGGATTCCTCCTTTAGAAGCAATGGACGTGGTCCAGGTTTTGGTGCTGGCCACCGTGTTCATGTGGGTAACCTTGCTTGGGATGTTGATGATTTGGCACTTGAGAGTTTGTTTAGTGAGCAAGGAAAGGTTGCTGAAGCAAGGGTGGTTCATGATAGGGAGAGTGGCAGATCAAGAGGCTTTGGTTTTGTAACCTACAGCTCTGCGATAGGTGCCAACAATGCTATTGAATCCTTGAATGGTGTT GACTTGAATGGCAGAGCCCTACGCGTCAGTGCAGCAGAAGCTAGGCCAAGACgtcaattttga